Proteins from a genomic interval of Chroococcidiopsis thermalis PCC 7203:
- a CDS encoding ATP-binding protein translates to MLEQNHLRVCSDLKLLNQVQDWFEDFCLQHSGQIPWSEGQLYRLNLALAEGFTNAVRHAHQALPRETAIDIDLLLWSDRIEIRIWDRGQPFNPDAIAEPKPGTLQEGGYGWFLLRRLADRVVYERAADGRNCLLIVKSDKNRQEVKT, encoded by the coding sequence ATGTTGGAGCAAAATCATCTGAGGGTGTGTAGCGATTTAAAGTTACTGAACCAGGTACAAGACTGGTTTGAAGATTTTTGTCTTCAACATAGCGGTCAAATACCTTGGTCTGAGGGTCAACTATATCGCTTAAATTTAGCTTTAGCAGAAGGATTTACGAATGCGGTCAGACACGCCCATCAAGCCCTACCGCGAGAAACGGCAATAGATATCGATCTGTTATTATGGAGCGATCGCATTGAGATTAGAATTTGGGATCGGGGTCAGCCTTTTAACCCCGATGCAATTGCCGAACCTAAACCAGGAACCTTACAAGAAGGAGGCTATGGCTGGTTTCTATTGCGGCGCTTAGCAGATCGAGTCGTATACGAACGGGCTGCTGACGGCAGAAACTGCTTACTAATTGTAAAAAGCGATAAAAACCGCCAAGAAGTTAAGACATAA
- the petD gene encoding cytochrome b6-f complex subunit IV has protein sequence MGTLKKPDLSDPQLRAKLAKGMGHNYYGEPAWPNDLLYIFPVVILGTGACIVALSVLDPAMVGEPANPFATPLEILPEWYLYPVFQILRSVPNKLLGVVLMASVPLGLILVPFIESVNKFQNPFRRPVATTVFLVGTLVTLWLGIGAAFPIDKSFTFGLF, from the coding sequence ATGGGAACACTAAAAAAACCAGACCTGAGCGACCCTCAATTACGTGCCAAGCTGGCTAAGGGCATGGGTCATAATTATTATGGCGAACCTGCTTGGCCTAACGACTTGCTCTATATTTTCCCTGTGGTAATTTTGGGAACGGGTGCTTGTATAGTCGCTTTGTCCGTACTAGACCCAGCAATGGTAGGCGAACCAGCAAATCCTTTCGCTACGCCTCTGGAAATTTTACCTGAGTGGTATTTATACCCAGTATTCCAAATTCTGCGGTCAGTCCCCAATAAATTATTGGGAGTCGTGCTGATGGCTTCCGTACCACTGGGGTTAATTCTGGTTCCATTTATTGAGAGTGTCAATAAGTTCCAAAATCCCTTCCGCCGTCCAGTCGCAACAACTGTGTTTTTAGTTGGAACTTTAGTTACCTTGTGGCTCGGTATTGGTGCTGCTTTCCCGATTGACAAATCTTTCACTTTCGGTCTGTTCTAA
- the petB gene encoding cytochrome b6 — translation MFSKQVTDSKAYNWFEERLEIQALAEDVTSKYVPPHVNIFYCLGGITLVCFLIQFATGFAMTFYYKPTVTEAYASVQYLMTDVNFGWLIRSIHRWSASMMVLMMILHTFRVYLTGGFKKPRELTWVTGVILAVITVSFGVTGYSLPWDQVGYWAVKIVSGVPEAIPVVGTLIADLLRGGSSVGQATLTRYYSAHTFVLPWAIAVFMLLHFLMIRKQGISGPL, via the coding sequence ATGTTTAGTAAACAGGTAACTGATTCAAAAGCATACAACTGGTTTGAGGAGCGCTTGGAGATCCAGGCTCTTGCTGAAGATGTAACCAGTAAGTACGTCCCCCCACACGTCAATATTTTTTACTGTCTCGGTGGTATCACCCTGGTTTGCTTTTTAATCCAGTTTGCGACTGGATTCGCCATGACTTTTTATTACAAACCGACTGTAACTGAAGCTTATGCTTCCGTACAGTACCTCATGACGGATGTAAACTTCGGCTGGTTGATCCGCTCCATTCACCGCTGGTCAGCCAGCATGATGGTGCTGATGATGATCTTGCATACATTCAGAGTTTACTTAACTGGCGGTTTCAAAAAGCCCCGCGAACTGACATGGGTAACAGGCGTAATTTTGGCAGTAATTACCGTTTCCTTTGGTGTAACGGGTTACTCCTTACCTTGGGATCAGGTCGGCTATTGGGCGGTAAAAATCGTTAGTGGTGTACCAGAAGCGATTCCAGTCGTCGGTACTCTCATTGCTGACTTGTTGCGCGGCGGTTCGAGTGTAGGTCAAGCAACGCTAACTCGCTACTACAGCGCTCATACCTTTGTCTTACCTTGGGCGATCGCTGTCTTCATGCTGCTGCATTTCTTGATGATCCGCAAGCAAGGTATTTCTGGTCCGTTGTAA
- the ctpA gene encoding carboxyl-terminal processing protease CtpA, translated as MSKRIFQIGVLLVMPILLALSIWTQPATAITEEQRVVVEAWRIVNRAYLDDTFNHQNWSAVRQQALKQPLDNPESAYTTVEKMLASLNEPFTRFLRPEQYRSLQVNTSGELTGVGLQIALNSKTGQLEVVAPIAGSPAEKAGIQSRDRILKIDGIPTTQLTLDEAAAKMRGPAGSKVLLIVERDGSPKEIQVARDRIAVNPVVAQLQTSPSGAEIGYIRLIQFNANATAEVAHAIANLEKQGADAYILDLRNNPGGLLQSGIEIARLWLDEGTIVYTVNRQGIQGNFEAFGSALTHDPLVVLVDRGTASASEILAGALQDNRRAKIVGEKTFGKGLIQSLFELSDGSGMAVTVAKYETPNHRDIHKQGIVPDLNVATDRLSRDQIATAADPQYLAAVELLDNTSTIAKSNE; from the coding sequence ATGTCAAAGCGAATTTTCCAGATCGGAGTTTTGTTGGTCATGCCAATTCTGCTAGCGTTGAGTATTTGGACTCAGCCAGCAACCGCCATCACGGAAGAGCAGAGAGTGGTAGTAGAAGCATGGCGAATTGTCAATCGCGCCTATCTGGACGATACGTTTAACCATCAAAATTGGTCGGCAGTACGGCAACAAGCACTCAAACAACCCCTTGACAACCCAGAGTCAGCATATACAACAGTCGAGAAAATGCTGGCAAGTTTGAACGAGCCTTTTACTCGCTTTTTACGACCAGAACAGTATCGTAGTTTACAAGTTAATACTTCTGGCGAACTGACGGGTGTAGGACTGCAAATTGCCCTCAATTCCAAAACAGGACAGTTAGAGGTCGTAGCACCAATTGCTGGTTCTCCAGCGGAAAAAGCAGGTATTCAATCTCGCGATCGCATTCTCAAAATCGATGGTATCCCGACTACCCAATTAACTCTTGATGAAGCAGCAGCCAAAATGCGGGGTCCGGCAGGTAGTAAAGTCCTGCTGATAGTAGAACGGGATGGTTCGCCAAAAGAAATCCAAGTAGCCCGCGATCGCATTGCCGTCAATCCCGTAGTTGCCCAACTCCAAACCTCACCTAGCGGAGCAGAGATCGGCTACATACGCCTGATTCAATTTAATGCCAACGCCACAGCAGAAGTTGCCCACGCGATCGCCAATTTAGAAAAACAAGGTGCTGACGCATACATTTTGGATTTACGCAATAATCCTGGAGGCTTATTGCAATCGGGAATTGAAATTGCCCGTCTGTGGTTAGATGAAGGCACAATCGTCTATACGGTTAACCGCCAAGGTATCCAAGGAAATTTTGAAGCTTTTGGCTCGGCATTAACTCACGACCCCCTAGTCGTCTTAGTCGATCGCGGTACGGCTAGCGCCAGTGAAATTCTCGCTGGAGCGCTGCAAGACAACAGACGAGCAAAAATTGTTGGTGAAAAGACGTTTGGTAAAGGCTTAATTCAATCTTTGTTTGAACTATCGGATGGCTCGGGTATGGCTGTTACCGTTGCCAAATACGAAACCCCAAATCATCGAGACATTCACAAGCAGGGCATTGTCCCAGATCTTAACGTAGCGACCGATCGCCTCAGTCGCGACCAAATCGCCACGGCAGCAGATCCACAATATTTAGCAGCAGTAGAATTATTGGACAATACATCAACAATTGCTAAAAGTAACGAATGA
- a CDS encoding DUF2854 domain-containing protein yields MLRQVSLGKLGLVVGGLITIVGFVAYFIDNPTLNLVGFFYGIPLLLGGLALTAAELKPVPYTQPTSPEVVALRQQQATATQNQVRQDITRYRYGQSAHLDTALERLGLAPTDEERPIVKGVRETQIDGAYGLILEFDSPFVTLEQWQKKQDKMESFFGPGIRIEVTQPTEDEIEIAMIAASSQGTSS; encoded by the coding sequence ATGTTGCGACAAGTATCTTTAGGAAAGCTAGGTTTAGTTGTTGGTGGTTTAATTACAATTGTGGGATTCGTTGCCTATTTTATTGATAATCCCACACTCAACCTTGTGGGTTTTTTTTATGGCATTCCCCTTTTATTAGGAGGTTTAGCTTTGACGGCAGCGGAACTGAAGCCAGTGCCATATACTCAACCAACTTCCCCTGAAGTAGTTGCTTTGCGCCAACAGCAAGCTACAGCAACTCAAAATCAAGTCCGTCAGGATATTACCCGCTATCGTTACGGTCAGTCAGCTCATTTAGATACAGCGTTAGAACGGCTGGGACTTGCGCCAACGGATGAAGAAAGACCGATTGTTAAGGGCGTGCGAGAAACGCAAATCGATGGTGCTTATGGGTTAATTTTAGAATTTGATTCTCCTTTCGTGACACTGGAACAGTGGCAAAAAAAACAAGACAAAATGGAAAGTTTTTTTGGTCCTGGGATACGTATTGAAGTCACACAACCTACTGAAGATGAGATTGAAATAGCAATGATTGCGGCTTCTAGTCAAGGGACTTCCAGCTAG
- a CDS encoding DedA family protein, whose product MLEGMTDAINSFGYLGIFLLVLIAPTPPEIVLPFAGFLAAQGKLSLPHAILAGVLGCTLSIVPWYLAGKYLGERRLKVFARRNRKWLKLSFGEIERAKQWFDRHGGKTVFFSRPIPSVRTLIALPAGISGMRLLPFLFHVISGEAIWQTALAYAGYLLGRRYEIVVWYTAPIARISIAVLLLVLLFWLIRHNRSNS is encoded by the coding sequence ATGCTTGAAGGAATGACGGATGCTATTAACTCTTTTGGATATCTGGGCATCTTCCTGCTAGTCTTAATCGCTCCAACTCCTCCAGAAATTGTTTTACCCTTCGCGGGCTTTTTAGCTGCACAAGGCAAGCTGAGCTTGCCACACGCGATTTTAGCTGGAGTTTTGGGTTGTACTCTATCAATCGTACCTTGGTACTTAGCAGGTAAATACTTGGGCGAACGGCGCTTGAAAGTATTTGCTAGGCGCAACCGTAAGTGGTTAAAACTGTCCTTTGGAGAAATAGAGCGAGCCAAACAATGGTTCGATCGCCACGGTGGGAAAACAGTCTTTTTTAGTCGCCCCATCCCCAGCGTCCGCACGTTAATTGCGCTACCAGCAGGTATCAGTGGAATGAGATTGCTACCATTCTTATTCCATGTCATATCTGGTGAGGCAATCTGGCAAACTGCCTTAGCTTACGCTGGATACCTGCTTGGTAGGCGTTATGAAATTGTCGTTTGGTATACTGCCCCCATTGCCAGAATTTCAATTGCTGTACTACTGTTAGTACTTCTGTTCTGGTTAATTAGGCATAATAGATCGAATAGTTAA